The sequence GTGTATACGTCCCGTGACATTCCGAAGTCTGCGATTTTAACAGTTAGGTTAGCTCCAACGAGGCAATTTCTGGCGGCGAGATCACGATGCACGAAGCGGCGGGCAGCCAGGTACTCCATGCCACGAGCCACTTGTAACGCCACGTGCAGCAGAGCGGCGTCGTCGAGCGTGGGCCcggcgcgcccgccgccgcggcTGCCGCGCAGCACGCCTGCCAGGTCTCCCCATTCCATGTACTCGAAGACCATCCATGGGCTTGAGTCAGTGTCTTctgtaaattaaatatttgcaataaaatatacattttagatgtaggtattatttccgttgattttttttcatttagctACTAAAGTATATTTGGAACTTTTTTTACATACCTCTATGTACTACTCCAATGAGGCTTAAAATGTTCGAATGTCGGAATGCAGACATAATCGAAACTTCTCTCACGAAGTCTTCTTCCGCGCTACGTCCAGCGCTCTTTTTGAGAACTTTAATTGCGACCACCTTTTCATCATTTTCCAGACGAAGTAACCCTGTAAGAGTAATAAAAAATGTTACCTCATTGTTATTCTAACACTATTAGTGGGTCatttcgatttcaaagagaaaGATGGACATTGTGAAAGTTTTATAGCTTGTTTATAAACTCACCTTTATGAACTTTTCCGAAGCATCCTTCGCCGACTTCTTCAAGAAAGGTTAATGCGTTCCTGTCCAAAAGAGGAACTTGGTCATCCGTGACGTCGGAGGTGACGGCTGGGAGCGCCGCGGGCGTCGCCGGCGCCGGGGCCGCCGCCGTGCCTGCGCCGCACACTCCGTACTGCGGGTTCGTTATATACCGTTCAGCAAGCAGAGGTTCTCCTGGTCGCACACGCTACAATAACGGAATAAATCGTAGTTTATGTAGCTGTACAACAGGAAATTAGCTCAAGCAAATTGTTCAGGAAATGTAAACAAGTAAACATGCAATCTCTGAAGGACGTTTCTTATCAAACGTTTCTTACCGGTTGACCTTTTCCTGCTACAACACATATCCGTCTCCTGAGGTAGCATATGAGCACCAGGGCGAGCACAATGACTAGCATGAGGGCGCCCACGACAGCGCTGGCAGCTAGCAGAGCTGAATGGTTGCTGACAGATCCACTGTACACTCCTGTTTCGCTGCCCGCTGTTCCCGCTGAATCCGGTAAAACATCACTGATTAATGAGTTGGGTACCTGCAGAAAAAAGTTTGTTTGAATTGTATTTTTATGAAAGCGTCATATTTTTTCGCTGTTTGCAATCGAGGCATTCTTATCGCTttttgaacgtaaaaatttATGGTTCCGTTTTTGGTGCCGTTGCGAACATACCTACTctattaaaacattaaaaaaaaaagcattaaaacatttatttatctacACAAATTCAGCATTCATCATAAAAGGAAGAAATTAAGCTTAAGACAATACAGAATTTGAGAGAACATCGCTTGTGCTTTCCCTTATTACGTTGACCTGGTTCCTACACTATAGGCGAGGCCTGTGCTGTAGGTAACCAGCTTACATCCGAGTTACAAATTTGGCGCAAATTGATACAGATAAGTTGgcaattatatttatgtaaagaCATGTTAAAGATTATGAACTTAATCGAAGTAGACACTAGGCAATAATGGTTGAGACAAAAGcagagataaaataaaatataacataaaCACTTATTAACTACTTGGTTTCTTTTAAGGTTTTGGTTGACACAGACCTACCATACTCTTGTCTCATCGATCTCGCACCGCACACGGTTGGTTTTTATACtttgtacttttggcacttgaaaaaagtgtaaacaaaccggagccgtcaaatttgacagatccagggatagtgaaccttttaaggccagaaaccttttcctgtaaaatttagcttaaaaccaatatttcgtaaaaagtcataatttttcgttggtaaacttcgggagataagggggggaatggtattttattttttacattttccttcataattctttttgttttccactacaaaaaaattataaaaaatagttttgatatgtaaaatttgagctctttctaacgataccccacttgacctagtaacttgacatttacagtttgccccccttccattttggccattgtctataattaatattaatatattttttaaaataatagtttcagcttgtagaggtttaaaatgttcataactgttcccaaatcgatagcgtaagtagttctcgagatatttagaaatgtgacagacatacagacagacggacagagcgtcgccataaggcttccttttgtacctttttggtacggaaccctaaaaaacataaatataacaatcatcaacacaaatatcgaactcggaacagatgatgatgatgatgatgattgataacaagcaatggcaaatgttagacatataaaattaaaaatcgcgtaagttgtactacctttatattttagtagagttagtgcgttttcacattatccgatccgatatcggatgtaggaccgatatcccatacattacaggcgccatcttggatttttccatcgaaatccttccgacatccgatatcggatcggataatgtgaaaccggagttacacccagattaaaatgcaaccatgagttttaaacctctgcaaaattaggtactttttggttgatgattccctgaagaaaataataatattcattaaatgtaatgacgatATTTTTATATTCGTGAAGGTGTATACGTTTCatcaaattaaacgaaattacatgtcagtggaaagaaaatggaaaatagtagtgagctcaactatttttaaatagagaagaaaattcaggaaccaaacgttacctaataaacaaccctcaaatttgacagctcaggtttgtttacacttttttcaagtgccaaaagtacaaggtatagtgTGCAGAATTAACCAGTCGACGCTGAACTGGGTCTAAATCTAAGTTCTCCGTTTGTACagattttttattgtattttttcatgaaaatcgcaAGATTCTCGAGAACATTTTTAGACTATTTTATCCTATTATCTATTCTTATAATATCCCAAAATAAGTTAAACCTACGCTAACAtgaaactatttatattacagttATTTCGAACAACAACATTGTACTGGACTTGTTTGACGCCTACACCGCTCGTAATTGATCACTTTGACATCACTCTCAATTTGGATTACGCGAACAACATTATCGCCTGACCTATCTATGAATATTTATCAGCTGTGATGGAAAAAAACTCTTCTGAAATAAAAGCATCCATCATGGTTCCAATCCACTCACAAAATCGATTCTATCTACCTTTGTTACATTTGTCTGATTTGGTAGACAAATGAGACTTATTTAAGTTATTTATCGCCCAAAATCCTTGATTACTTATTTAATACCAAGTCAGTTCTACGATCTGTAgtaaatattaggtacctactgtatGTAATCTATGTAAGCGCCTCATCAAACATTCACTCTTCATTCACCAATATAAAACAAGTCTCTTGACTATTATTGCCGCCAAGTGCAGTAAGTTACAAGTCTTAAAAGTAATGAAGATGGTTGACTCGCTTCTCCCGTTTGTGAGAGGGTGAACCGCGCGCCGTCCGAGTTGTTCCGACTGCTGCTCGGTGGCTGGACGTCTAGGACTGGCTTCAGAACTACTGGCACTGTCAATAAGTTACGTCTTAAAAGTAACGAAGATGGATGACTCACTTCTCCCGTGGGTGAGAGGGTGAACCGCGCGCCGTCCGAGTTGTTCCGACTGCTGCTCGGTGGCTGGACGTCTAGGACTGGCTTCAGAACTACTGGCACTGTCAATAAGTTACGTCTTAAAAGTAACGAAGATGGATGACTCACTTCTCCCGTGGGTGAGAGTGTGAACCGCGCGCCGTCCGAGTTGTTCCGATTGCTGCTCGGCGGCTGGACGTTCAGGACTGGCTTCAGAACTACTGGCActgtcaataataaataataatgttatttcaAATTTGCAAATATCCCAAAATATTGCTGggcagatagagtggaggtTGACCTCCATGAGCTCGGCGTCGACGAAAgttggcgcgataccgctcaagaccgagcaaagtggcgtgctcttgtgttggaggagGACTTGGAGGCCAAAATTCATTTTGAGTTATCGCGCCACCCaagtacattatttttttatgggataggaggcaaacgagcagacaggtctcctgatggtaagcgatcactgcctttaagatgggtgtacgctcttttcttgaaggtttgaaggtcatgtcggtccggaaataccgcaggcgacaattcattccacagtttagcttaATCCTGCTCCTGCACAAACGTCTGCGAGTGATACTACATTATCTTAAGTAAGTAACTAAAGGAAAAATGAAACCAAGAACCCACCCAcattaagtccgttttcacattatccgatccgatatcggatgtcggaaggatttcaatagaaaaaatccaagaaggcgcctgtaatgtatgggatatcggtccgacatccgatatcggatcggataatgtgaaaacgcactaaggtgtTTGAGCATAGGGAAGGCATGGAAAATCTTGCACGCATCTGGTAAGTGTCGGTGGCTCAGGTTGTCAGAGCGGTTGGACAGGTGATCCCAGAAAGGTCCCAGGTTTAAGTGCTGCTGGAgatgtaaatttttccattttttcaatCTTTGGATAAGATTCTCGTAGAACTAACTACCCCTACAGATAGGGAGGTAAAGGCGTAGTTTATTGAGTAGGGGCGTCGTATAGAATACCTACTTCTGCGTTGTTGTCTTGTTGCTTGCAGGTAAAAGCATAGAAATGTTGTACCTAATGTACCTAAATATAGTTGGTATAGTAACCAACCACTATACCAACTAAATATAGTTGGTAATAGTGGTTGGTAATTTAGTCAACCGGAGCTTAAATTTTCCGATATCCCCATTTTAACTCTCGTTGAGCATTTGAGGCAGAGCAAGTTGATGGAACCCCTTAAATATGTGTAGGTAGGTCTTAGTTACGTTATTGGAATTGAAACTAAGTGGTAGCTATAATATAACATAATAACCGTCTGTACAAACCTGTGTTCCTTGGACATTTGAAGTCTTTACTAGGCGGTTCACCGCCATTGACACATAAGCAGTAATGAAGTGTTGTGCCGTTGGTTTTAGCTACGGGCACACAAGCTTCTTCATTAGCGCAGGAATGACTCTGACATTTTCCCTGTTTGCCTGAAAAGCACCAATAAGCAATGTAAAAATCTCATGAAGAATCTAAAATTTCAAGCTACGTATTGTGCATTTCGGTTTATTAAAGAAATAATtcaaaacattatttattatatttacttttaacgcagtagtgttGATCTGGACTATCTTTGACAGGCACGCAGACTTTCTCCTCTTCACACGAGTGAGGTCCACATCTTCCAGGTATGCCTAGAAAAAAGCAGTATATTAGCTATATACCTAGAAAAGAAAAACGGTAGTATCGATACTAGCTACATTAATTAGTAATTTATTAGTAAAATTGGGCAACAGCATACATTTCTTGCGGCCAACAAGACGACATTGATTTTAACTATGCTTGGATGTTtcccacataaaaaaataggaGAACCGTTATAGACACTCTGAGCTTTAGTGACCTAAGTTGGCAAGTTTAAGTTAGGTAAAATTCTCGGTCACTAGAAACACTAGAATCATCCCACGATAAGTCTGCAATAGTTtgcatagattttaatagcccTGCCTCTGCAAGGGTAAAATTTTATtaacatctgcactggcgaAGCTGTGAAAATCGTTGTAAACTTGTCGTGGATTACGTATAGTAGCGTAAAGGCAGAAGTTTCTTGAGTCGGGTCCTCATACTAGAATGCACGGCGTAAGATTGCAATAAATATTTGCTTGTGGAAAGGACCCACGTGAAGATCCTCGGGGAGGCTTTGGTTCAGCaatggacgtgtttgggctgaTATGATGAGTTTCATTGGAGTTTGAACTATTTATACATATAGTGACTCGCATAGGCTAGTACGAAGCAATTTCCCAAGCTGTTTCAAGTTCAGTTGGCACGGCCCATCGATAGCTCTAAATTGTTTTGCGTCGCTGGAACTGGAACGCTAGAAACTTCGTTTGCGTCATTCATTTTAGTGCAGGCGTGTAACGAATGGAAATTTCAGAAGAAACAGTTACATGTCTTTAGTCGACACACAAACATAGGGAGCAACAAGTAAGGGAagaaatacctacctaaatatctTTAGACAACATAGCCTAGTTGACGATTCATTTTAAGGTTCCGGTCCAAAAGTCGACCGGACTGGCCTAGCGTAGCGCGTGACCCTGCCTGTGAAGTCGATAGTTCCTGGGTCCGAATACTGATAggaacatttatttgttagggaAGTCTATCTGTTTATCACGTTGCTAATCATTTCACCAACAATTTCTACTCGTTACACCCACAACGACTTAAGTAGTATTATTGTTCAGTTTGTACAGTTAGGGATCGTGTTCGTGTCTGTAGCATATCGTTGCGGATTATACCTACCATGATTATTGcgatttattgttattataaattgtaTGTCGTCTTCTTGGCACGGTGCAAAAGAGCAGAACTTTTTAAGTAAAAtctttaaattaaatttcattagCTTCAATTAAGTTccaaaatacttatatacacataccaaggaccatttaatactagactgatatagctcatacaaaaaagcgtacccctgaaaaaaagcttattttttgctttaaaactagatggcgttgtttcgtaacccgggagtggaaaaaaacatattttcacccatatttttacttgtttttatattatactatgaataactatcaaaaaactatattttaatatcaaaatattggctcaaaacacaatttttacaaattatattttttggtcggcctcgacgtagttgtaatcgcttcgctggctaagtttgttcgcatgttgtctaattattgccaaataaaatgactagatgacgttggtggactatgaaaatgtcacatccgtttcgttgttcattaatataatatacttagtgataataaacctatatgttgagctcaaatatacgttcaacaaaacgcaatcattgtgccaacagatgtgacatccatgtcacatcacaaatgtcattgtatgatttattgaatattcataatatggatattaaatattttagaatcgcagcagcaatgcgagtagagatacagaattaataactgtataaattaataattgtatgaccaatgaccgcatacataaatttaccagtttaggtgacagaaggcgaatccaatttgtaaacattaaatgtgctaaggaaaagaatctttccgattttcaacgggacacggctgaaggggcgagctggtttcgactgcgcccatgcatctcaattgtccagaaagttcattcgaagatcattctgcttataataatctgagtaatcacagtgaacagTTTGACAGTacttcagctaacatgtagagagacttgctagcttcgtcggtcaggcttcgtcttggacacaacgcggatagttcagcgtttcttgtatatcactccgagcaccctaaccatcggcagcgtaggccatgcactggccgactaggtgtggcactttggattacgtttttataataaattaatgatagtttgtattgttttggtaatatattttctactcgtatactactcgtttggtactcgtataaacctaaactctgacataagtaataattaatgagactaaatgcgttttcacattatccgatccgatatcggatgtaggactgataccccatacattacaggcgctatcttggatttttttccaattaaatccttccgacatccgatatcggatcggataatgtgaaaacggactaagacaatagataccttgttagtgttatatacctatgcctatgtatatcccaccaaaaacattctgtaaaaaataaaaccgccttcaaaaaaaaagcgtgttacaaaacacggagaaactaaaaagccaaaaataataaaccttcgaattcagatttcttatcggattgcaataatctaaacatccaaattataaacaaatcaattatttttgtagtcggtacgcgtaaaaaccgccgcgcatagtagtcgaccatccaacgcgtacttgctcgtacgcctatcacccacttgacgtcgcgccaacactttatggaaaaagcgggttttcgacaacgttctaccaataagattttagacattcaaaaatcttcaataatactcaactgtttcagtcgcacttgttcaaatataggataggattgtgacgtgagcgagacggtcaggagattgattgtcaacatgatatatatcataaacaccgttcgaaatggcctcattaaaatctaaattttaaatatattgaaagtaatattactaatcaatcattgacgtcacgctcaaaatgaaagagatagaaaattttacagtatggtactcttttgcatgattgtcataattcaaaataagaacgatggcttgcgttgtaaacagggactgaaacatgacacgggcccctagcgtcatctatatacttttcactgtatcacttgtaatgctgttgaactaccgcgtgcgtatttaaaaaaaaacgacatttttattcaaatgacactcttagtgacatctagtgacatagatttacggctgccaacggggtacggtatttagtatgaactctgctggtcctttataatcgtccttgcacatacatacatatatttaacgTAGTGTAGAAGAGGGAACCCCAATCATTTTCATTCCGCGGCGTACTTGTAAGGTTAAAATTTTATCACCGCTGTCTAACCTAGCTAGGTTACCATGGTGACGATTGCCTTACGGCGCCCCTTCTTAATCCAAGTGTCACCGCGAGCGAAGCTGACTTATTATTCTTATTAATTAATAGCTTCGGTTCAATTCATTGTTGGCGTCCATTTGTTGAGCCCTAATGTCCCGATAACCCGGTTTTACTGTCTATAACGCCCGGACTAACCAAACCACTCTAGGACTCCGTCTCTGTCTTGGGTGAAGTGCCGCAGGGTCACTTTAAGCATTCGACCATTTCGACCGCGTGCATCT is a genomic window of Leguminivora glycinivorella isolate SPB_JAAS2020 chromosome 6, LegGlyc_1.1, whole genome shotgun sequence containing:
- the LOC125226796 gene encoding BDNF/NT-3 growth factors receptor-like isoform X2, whose product is MGQRNRREKQKGKRVRVLRRSERLDGAPNEHIPGDQATHAAPRIPGRCGPHSCEEEKVCVPVKDSPDQHYCVKSKQGKCQSHSCANEEACVPVAKTNGTTLHYCLCVNGGEPPSKDFKCPRNTVPVVLKPVLNVQPPSSNRNNSDGARFTLSPTGEVPNSLISDVLPDSAGTAGSETGVYSGSVSNHSALLAASAVVGALMLVIVLALVLICYLRRRICVVAGKGQPYGVCGAGTAAAPAPATPAALPAVTSDVTDDQVPLLDRNALTFLEEVGEGCFGKVHKGLLRLENDEKVVAIKVLKKSAGRSAEEDFVREVSIMSAFRHSNILSLIGVVHREDTDSSPWMVFEYMEWGDLAGVLRGSRGGGRAGPTLDDAALLHVALQVARGMEYLAARRFVHRDLAARNCLVGANLTVKIADFGMSRDVYTCDYYKMGGERPMPVRWMSPESIVYARFTHESDVWSYGVVLWEIYSRGKQPFYGHTNYDASKLILQGIVLVPPENCPRFACELMRGCWRTDPRDRIGFEEICRKLEIAASAGGATQIRLPRPPPPPQDSAGYLIPAPQPPVDYLATIPDPESSEEEEEEDEYT
- the LOC125226796 gene encoding NT-3 growth factor receptor-like isoform X1, which translates into the protein MGQRNRREKQKGKRVRVLRRSERLDGAPNEHIPGDQATHAAPRIPGRCGPHSCEEEKVCVPVKDSPDQHYCVKSKQGKCQSHSCANEEACVPVAKTNGTTLHYCLCVNGGEPPSKDFKCPRNTVPVVLKPVLNVQPPSSNRNNSDGARFTLSPTGEVPNSLISDVLPDSAGTAGSETGVYSGSVSNHSALLAASAVVGALMLVIVLALVLICYLRRRICVVAGKGQPRVRPGEPLLAERYITNPQYGVCGAGTAAAPAPATPAALPAVTSDVTDDQVPLLDRNALTFLEEVGEGCFGKVHKGLLRLENDEKVVAIKVLKKSAGRSAEEDFVREVSIMSAFRHSNILSLIGVVHREDTDSSPWMVFEYMEWGDLAGVLRGSRGGGRAGPTLDDAALLHVALQVARGMEYLAARRFVHRDLAARNCLVGANLTVKIADFGMSRDVYTCDYYKMGGERPMPVRWMSPESIVYARFTHESDVWSYGVVLWEIYSRGKQPFYGHTNYDASKLILQGIVLVPPENCPRFACELMRGCWRTDPRDRIGFEEICRKLEIAASAGGATQIRLPRPPPPPQDSAGYLIPAPQPPVDYLATIPDPESSEEEEEEDEYT